Genomic window (Aquimarina sp. BL5):
AGATTCGTCTGGAACTTCCAAATTTTCTAGTCCAATTAATCACGTCCAAAATAATGATTCAAGAAAAAAGATTTTTGAAGAACTTACTTCTAAAATTATAATTTCTATTAATGAAGATTCATTAAAATTAGAAGTTTTAGATACCATTCTCCGGAATCAATTAAAACGAAAACAGCTAAATATTAACTATGGAGTTACTTTTCTGGATCAGAAAGGTACTTCTTTCAATCTGCGCGACACCATTATAAATCAGTCCGAATTAAAAACTAAGACAAAATCATCCTATTTACCAAGAGGAAGCTCTTTAGAATTATCTTTTATGAATACTACACGTATGATTCTTAAGAAAAATCTTTTTGGTATTATGTTATCATTTTTACTAGTAAGTGCTGTGATCGGATGTCTTTTATATCTTTTGAATATTATTAATCGTCAAAAACAACTAGCAGAGTTGAAAAATGATCTTATTAGCAATATTACTCATGAATTCAAAACCCCTATTGCTACTATTAGTGCAGCTCTGGAAGGCATCCAAAACTTTAATCGCGAAAACGACCCCGAAAAAACTAAAAAATATGTGGAGATGTCTTCTAACCAACTAGGAAAGCTGAACACTATGGTCGAGAAAATATTAGAAACCGCTACTATGGATAGCGAAGAACTTGAATTAAATCTAGAAGAGTTAAATCTTGTTCACCTTATTCAAACAATTTCAAACAGATATCAAGCAAGTGTTTCTGAAAAGAAAATCAAATTTCATTCTACAAAATCGACTATACGGAAAAAAGTAGATGCTTTTCATTTTGAAAATGCAATCAATAATATCGTGGATAATGCAATCAAATATGGAGGAAATACTATTGAAGTTTACTTAAAAAACATGAATTCACATATTATTCTTGAAATTAAGGATAATGGAACATCATTAAATAAATCACAAAAAGATAAAATATTCGAGAAGTTTTATAGAGTTCCAAAAGGAAATACTCATGATGTAAAAGGTTTCGGAATTGGATTATTTTATACTAAAACTATCATCGAAAAGCACGGAGGAACTATAGAATTATTTCTTAATCAAGAAGTAACTAATTTCAAAATAACTTTACCCAATGGATAAAATCATTGAAATAGTATTGGCTGAGGATGAGCCTTCATTAGGGCAAATTATCAAAGAAAGCTTAGAAACAAGAAACTTTAAAGTGCACCTTGCGCAAAACGGTGAAGAAGCCTATTCGATATATAAATCTGTTGCGCCAAAAATATTGGTGCTGGATGTAATGATGCCTAAAAAAGATGGATTTACTTTGGCCAAACAAATTCGATTAGAAGATGATACGATTCCTATTATATTCCTCACGGCTAAATCACAGACACAGGATGTTGTGGAAGGCTTCACAATTGGAGGCAACGACTATTTAAAGAAGCCTTTTAGCATGGAAGAACTTATAGTTAGAATCAACAATCTACTTCATAGAACTAAAACGCAACAAAATTCTGAAACACTTGTAATTGGTAAATATATTTTTGATTTCCCAAAACAGATCCTTAACTATGAAGGTAAATCTCATCAGCTTACCCATAGAGAAGCACATTTGTTATTTCATTTAGTAAAAAACAAAAACCAAGTATTAGACCGTTCTATGATTCTCAAAAAACTTTGGGGGGATGATGATTTCTTTAATGGTAGAAGTATGGATGTGTTTATCACCAAGCTAAGAAAAAAATTAAAACAAGACGATTCCATTCAGATTATTAATGTTAGAGGGTTTGGGTATAAATTAGTTTGTTAGAAATGGCCTTATTTTTGTACTTTGCTAATTCATGAAGAAGGCACTATTCTTTTTAATCTTATTCGGTTTTGTCTATAGCAGTCCTGCTCAGAGGAATGCTATTGCAAGAGATTCCATCTCATTAGGAGCTGATCATTTTTTAGGGCTTGACTCTTTTGGTGCAGTTTATTACACCAAAGGAAATATTTTTTATAAAAAATGGAATAATCAAGAGTGGCAATTTGGTGATTTTATTCTAGGCCAACTCACACAAGTATCTATTTTGAATCCGTTAAAAATTGTATTGTTCTATGAGTCTTCTAACACCATTGTACTAGTTGACAAGTATTTATCCGAAATTGATCGTATAAACTTTAATACTATTGCAGAATTTAAGAGTGTTTCATTGGTTTCTCCCGCAAATGATAATAGTGTTTGGGTTTTTGATAATAATACACAGCAATTAGAACTATTTAATACGATCTCTAACAAAACGTTAATCACCACACAACCTATTACCGAACTTCCGACTAAACTACATAGTAATTTTAATTATTGCTGGATTCTTACTTCAGAAACGCTTTCCCAATTCAATGTCTATGGAAGTTTATTAACCAGAAGTGGTAATGACGGGTATATCGATATGAGAATTATTAATGATGATCTGTTATTACTAAAAGAAGACGGGTTATATTATCATTCCACAAAGACAAAAGAAATAGAAAAAATAAATCTTCCGGAAATTCCTATAAAACAGTTTTATGTTACTAATGAAATCCTTTATATTTACCACCAAAGTAAGATTTACAGTTTTGATCTAACACCCCAAAAAAATTAATCAACTATGCATGTAGCCATTGCTGGAAATATTGGTGCCGGAAAAACAACATTAACCAAACTATTGGCCAAACATTATCGATGGGAACCTCAATTCGAAGATGTATTGGAAAATCCTTATCTAGAGGATTTTTATAATAAAATGGAGCGTTGGTCATTTAATCTACAAATCTATTTCCTGAATAGTCGTTTTAGACAAATTCTTGAGATTCGTGAAAGTGGAAAAGATATCATTCAGGACAGAACGATCTATGAAGATGCTTACATATTCGCTCCTAACCTTCACGCAATGGGATTAATGACGAATCGTGATTTCGAAAACTACAAATCTCTATTTGATTTAATGGAAAGTGTGGTAGAAGGCCCTGATTTACTTATTTATTTACGAAGCAGTATTCCTAATCTTGTGTCTCAAATTCATAAACGCGGTCGCGAATATGAAAATACAATTAGCATAGATTATCTCAGCCGACTAAACGAAAGATACGAAGCGTGGGCTCATGGCTATGATAAAGGCAATCTACTTATTGTGGATGTGGATCATCTTAATTTTGTGGACAATCCAGAAGATCTTGGTAATATTATAAACCGTATTGATGCAGAATTAAACGGATTATTCCAGAAATAATAAAAGGCCTTTCTTAATCGAAAGGCCTTCTTTTTTCTAAAAACTCACCTTTGGCAAGTTTACTTTCTACTTAAACTTCTTAAGATTGTTGTTCACCTTCAGTTTCAGTTTCCTTATTATCTTCTTTTACGGCTTTTTCTAAAGATTTGTCAAGTTTTTCACCAGCCTCTTTCACAGCATTTTCTGCTTCTTTTTCAATCGCTTCAGCTTCTTTTACAGCTTCTTCAGCAGTATTTTCAACTTCTTTTTGTACTTCGCTAGTTTCTTCAGTGGCATTTTCTGTTTCCTTATTTGTATCTCTACAAGAAACAAACGCTACATTTAAAGTAAATAAAAACACTAATGCTAAAATTACTTTTTTCATAATATAAAAATTTTAGTTGTTATTATATGGCTATAACGCCATTCTAATCTCACTATTTCTATTACCTTGGTAATGTTTTCACAAAAAATCTTAATTTTTTTAACACAATGAATTTCAATGACTTATTTCAATTTCTTTCTGAATTGCAACAAAACAACAACAAAGAATGGATGGATGCTAACCGAAAATGGTACCAAAAAATTCGTAATTCTTTTATCGACTGGTTGGATCATTTAGATACAGAATTTGCTAAAATTGATCCCGATTATTATCCGACATCTGGCAAAAAGGGAATTAACAGAATTAATAATAATCTTCTTTTTCACCCTAACAAACCAGTTTACAAAGATCACTTTGCCGCCGGATTAGATCAACGATCCAAGCAAGGAGACTTTTACATACAAATTGGCATCAACGATTGCGAACTGGCGGGAGGTTATTGGAAACCGGATAATAAAATCCTAAATAGTATTCGTGAAGCAATTGACTATAATGGAGATGAATTACTTAAGATCATAAATAAAAAAACTTTTCGAAAAACATTTGGCCAATTATACGATGATGGAGATTCTTTAAAAAAAGCTCCCAAAGGATATACAATGGATCACCAGCACATAGACTTATTACGCCGTAAAACTATTGCTGTTATTCATCCTTTGACAAAAGAAGAAATTCTACAAGGTAATTTTAATGAAAGAGTAATTGAAGTATATAAAGAAATGCTTCCTTTTAGAAGATACTTAAATGAGGCAGTAACGGTTTAGAATTTATCTATTTTCTCAATTAAATATTTAACGATCCTATTTGTTGCTCCTGTATTGCTATTGATAAAATGACCGGAAATCATACCTGTCTGTTGTCTGAATTTTTTATTATCGATTAATTTGTTCAGGATATTAGTAAACTCGGTTGCATTAGCTACCGAAAATAACCCTGCTAACTTCTGGAGTTGTTTCGCTTCTCTGAATTTTTCAAAATTCTTACCAATTATAATAGGGATTCCGAAAGTTGCAGGTTCTAGAATATTATGCAATCCAGATGTTCCCATCGCTCCACCAACATAAGCAATGTCTCCATAACTATAGACTCGTGATAAATACCCAATTGTATTCATAATAAACACCTTATATTCACTCATTTTTTTTCCTTCTTTTTCAGAAAAAAGAACCGTTTTGTGTTTCAGCTTCTTTTTTAGCGCTTGTACCCCATTCTCTTTTATTTCATGTGGCGCAATGATAAAACACAAATCATCCGAAGCCTGGTTTACAAAATCTATAAATACTTCTTCATCTTCTGACCAGGAACTTCCTATAACTATACATAGTCTATCTCCAATAAATTCTGAAATAAAATCTACTTGATTATCCATTTCTATTTGATGTGATACTCTATCAAAACGTGTATCACCACTTATAGTAACATTATCAAACCCAACTTGATTTAATAATTGTTGTGAAGTAGTATCCTGTACGAAAAAATGATCCACCGTTTTTAAAGCTGATCGCATAAAACCACCATACCACTTAAAAAATGCTTGATCTTTTCGAAATGTGGCAGAAATTATGGCAATAGGAATATCGTTAGATTTTAGCTTCTTCAAATAATTAGGCCAAAACTCATACTTCACAAAAATAGCAAGTTGTGGGTTTACCAATTTCACAAATCTACTAGCATTCGCTTTAGTATCTATTGGCAAGTAAACAATAACATCCGCAAGGGTACTATTTTTTTTCACTTCATACCCTGATGGGGAAAAAAAAGTAACTAATAAGATATGAGTAGGGTACTTTTTCTTAACCTCTTCCATTACAGGAACCCCTTGCTCGTATTCTCCTAATGACGCACAGTGAAACCAAATCACTTTATCCTCTTTATTTATACTTTTTGCTAATACCTCGAACACTGTTCTCCTTCCTTTTGCAAACAGTGTAAGTTTTGGACTTATTAATCCTATAATCGGAAGCAACGCATTGAATGCTGAGATAAGAAGATTATATAAAAAATTCAAGAGTTCTGATTTTATGCGTCGCTAAAATACGGCTCTTTCTTATAAAAACTGATAAACATTCTATTCAAAAAGTATATTTGCCAAATTGATTAAAATTCAATGAAATTTAAATTTTAATAAAAATAAACATGTTTTTTTATGTTTTTAACAAAATAAAATCAATAAAATTACTAAATTGACACTTATCATCACACAAACTCTAAGCTTTATGAAATTAAAAACTACTTTAATTGCATTGTTTTCCTGTGCAATATTATGCTCCCAGAATTTTGTAGAAGTTCAACTCCCAAAACCAGATCAACTTAGTCCTTTTTTTATAGGACCTCTTTTTAAATCTACAATTCACCACGGTGTTACTCCACCTAATTATAATGGAAAAGTGATTCTATTTAATCATGGATATATCGATCTAAATCAAACACAATTTCTATTTGATAACAATTTTTATCAAAAAACATATGATGAAGGGTATCAAGCGGTTTTTGTAGCCACTACAAGAGGTGGCGGTATATGGGTTAATGGAGAATTATTAGCCGAATCAATAGACATTATCACAGAAAAATATAATGTAACAGATGTATCCATTATAGCACATAGTAATGGTGGAAAAGCTGCAGAAGCAGCCATGATACAATATGGAAAAAAGGATAAAGTGCAACAAGTTTTTGCGTTGGGCACTCCTTATTGGGGAACTTATTTGGCCGATATTTCCCAAATGCCTTGGTTAAATTGGGCCTGGCGACTAACAGGGTTAAACGAAGGAGCAAGAACATCAACAACATATTACTGTAGAGATGTAGTGCGCCCTTATCTAGACAATAATCCTAATAACGAACCTGAAAAATTTGTAGTATTAGGGGCATCTGGATATTTTAATGGATCCAACCTACTTGCCAGAGCAGCTTTTACGGCTACAGGCGGAATTTTACTTCCAGTGCAAGGAGCTAATGATGGTGTCGCTCCTTATCGAAGTACGCTTAGACCTGGTGCAGAATATGTATTCAGGAAAAATGATTTTCGAGCCTTTTTTGATCATATTGATGTAAGTTTGGGACAGTTTAGTTGGCCATATGTAAAATCATATCTACAAAATCGCTCTCGCAATAGTAATCAAACTTTTGAAACGGAAACTCCTGCCAATTTTATCACAGAAAGCAATTATTATATCATTCATTCAGAAAACGAGTATGATAAAGTATTATTAGACAAAAACTCCTCATTTGCAGTGGCAGAAATTCTTCATGAAAAACCAACGGCCGAATTTCAGGGTTTTGATCAGGATCAAAAAAAAATAAGCACACTAAAAAGTCATAATCAAGAGGATCATAAAACAGTGATTCCATTTTCTGAAAGTAATATTCAGCTGAAAAGTGATTCTCGTTTTGCCGCTTTTATCAGACAAAATAATGGAATTACCATGTCTTTAGAACATCAAATAAAAAACAACTATCCCACATTAAAAGTTGATATTTTTTCAAAGAAAAAAAATAGTGAATTACTTGTCAATACGGAAATACGTGGTGTAATTACCAAAACTTCTAAAATTGATGGAACTTCATTAAAAAATGATCCAGAAGTAATTACTTTCCATAAAAAGGATGGTAGTTTCTATTTTGACACTAAAAATCTTGATGAAGGTGTATACAGCCTATTTCTAAACTCAGAAAGTAACGGCAATTTTAAAAGGAGTATCATCTCTGGTTTTGTAGTTGGTGATATTAATAAAGCTTTGAATATGGATGAAGGAGCAAGTGATATCTTTAACAAAACTGAAAAATCTATGAAGATCACTCCAAATTCGGTTAAAAACTACGCTTTGTTATCACTTGAGGGATATAATATTTCTGATAAAATTTCAATAGACATTTACGATGTTACAGGTAAAAAGATTATGGATTTTGTTGTTCCTGTAAATCAAAATTCGCAGTATAACATATCGGAAAATCTACAACTATTATCTGGCGGTATATATCTTTTGCAGGTTAACAAAAAGGAGACTATAAAATTCGTAAAAAAATAAGATTATAAACATCTGAAAGAAAAGCGTTTGCTAATATGATACTATTTTGATGCTATTCGTTAATAAAAAACATATCAAAACTTAGTCATCACATTGGCAATCGTGTCATTATTTCGTACTTTCGTCGGGTTACAAAACTCATCCTATGAAGAAGATTCAAATGGTTGACTTAAAGGGTCAATATGAACAAATAAAGGAGCGTGTGGATGCATCTATTCTCGATGTCATCTCCAATGCCGCATTTATAAATGGTCCGGAAGTACATAGTTTTCAAAAAGAATTGGAAGAATATCTGGATGTAAAACACGTAATTCCTTGCGCAAATGGGACAGATGCTTTGCAAATAGCGATGATGGGATTAGGCCTAAAACCGGGAGATGAAGTTATCACTGCGGATTTTACTTTTGCCGCTACTGTGGAAGTAATTGCATTGTTGCAGCTCACACCAGTTTTAGTAGATGTAGAACCGGATTCATTTAATATTGATCCAAATGCTATCCGTAAAGCTATCACTCCAAACACAAAAGCAATTGTTCCTGTTCATTTATTTGGTCAAGCTGCCAATATGGATGAAATTATGGAAATCGCCAAAGAGCATAATTTGTATGTAATAGAAGATAATGCACAAGGTATTGGTTCTAGTTATAAATTTGCAGATGGAAAAGTTGCCAAAACAGGAACTATTGGTCATGTGTCTTCTACTTCTTTTTTCCCTTCGAAAAATTTAGGATGTTACGGAGATGGTGGATCTATTTTCACTAATGATGATGATTTAGCACATACTATTCGTGGAATTGTGAATCACGGAATGTATAAAAGATATCATCACGATGTAGTTGGCGTTAATTCTAGATTAGATTCCATACAAGCTACAGTACTTAGAGCCAAACTACCTAATCTTGATTCTTATAATAATGCCAGAAGAATGGCAGCAAGAAAATATAACAAAGCTTTTGAAAGTGTAGAGAATATAATAACACCAAAAGTAAAAGGAAATAGTTGTGGAACTAGTTCAGATATAATTTGCGATTCATGTAACTGTCATGTATTTCATCAGTATACACTTCGTATCATCAATGCAGATCGTGATGCATTAGCAAAACATCTTAATGACACTGGAATTCCGTGTGGTGTATATTATCCTATACCTTTACACAATCAAAAAGCGTATCGTGATGAGCGTTATAATGAGTCTGATTTCCCCGTTACCAATCAACTTGTGAAAGAAGTCATTTCGTTACCTATGCATACAGAATTAGATGATGAACAAATTGATTTTATCACAAAAACTATTATCGATTTTATTACTAAATAAGCTAAAAAAGTTAATTATTCATAGTTGTTTAATTAATTATTACAAAACTCATAAACGCCTATAATGGATTCATTTTGTATTTGTTATAATCTTGTAGATCATAATAATTTTCCTGGAATTCCCCCTTTACCAGAAACCTATATTGTACCTGTAAATAATGACCGCCTTGGTTATGTAGAAAAGCAGGCTACTCCTCAGACTTTAGCTAGTTTCAAAATAGCATACTTAGAGACACCGCATGAACAGTTGTTAGAAATATGTGCTAGTCTAAAAATTCCTGTTTTAGAACAGCAATTCAGACCAGCTAAAAAAAGAAAAACATTTGGTTTAGCGGATATCCTAAAAGATCCAAAAATCAAAGATGTAGTTATCAATTACATAAATAATAAGCTTTCTGTTTTTTATGCCCTTTTAATTGAGAACCAATATGCTGTAGTGCATAATGCTCAAAGAAAAGACCCTTTTGAAGTCCATAGATTATCAATTGGTGCTAGTATTCTCAATCCAATTTTAGAATTCACAAAAACAGATGAAGGAATAGATTATGCTTTTTCTTTAAAAGATGGAGAAAAAGTTATAATTCCTCAGAATCATAGCATTCAGATATTACTAAATGAACCTTCCTGGATTACAGTTAATAAATCTATTTACCATATTAGCAACTTAAATGCTAACAAATTAAAACCATTTTTCAGCAAGGAAAAGATTACTATTGCTAAAAAACATATTAAAACCTATCTAGATAAAGTTATTATTCCTGTTATAAAAAATGTAGATGTAATTGCGAATGGTTTTGAGATCATAATTCACAAAAACATAGCATCTTATGGAATAGAAATTATTCAGGATTTCATAAAAGAAAATTATGTTGCCAAGGTAATTTTTAATTATGGTCAAGCCTCTTTTGACTATAACAGTGCCAAAAAAACTTCCTCTGACGTACATTTTGGAGAAAATGAAGAAATTCAAATAACTCAGATCAAAAGAGATCCTAATGCCGAAAAAGAAATTATAGCTTTACTTGAATCTAAAGGACTATCGATCAATAGTAATCTTTTGCTTGAGCTTGAAACTTCTGATGATCCATTAGCTATTTTTAATTGGGTTCAAACACATCATAAAGAACTAGAAAAAGAAGGGTTTGAGATAATACTTCCTGATCTGGAAAACAGATCGGTAAATCTTGATCCGCATCAGATCGAGATCCAAAACAAAAAAAAAATGACTGGTTCGATGTCAAAGGAGTAGTTCTTATTGGTTCTCAGGAAATTCCGTTTTCTAAATTTATTAAATATATAAAAGAGAATAATCGCTTTTTTCCAATGAACGATGAATCTATTTTCATTATTCCGTTGGAATGGATGACGCGTTATAAAAGCCTAGCAAATTTTGGAAAGGTAAAAGAAGATAGTATTCTAGTTAGCAAAGTTAATTATACGCTCTTAAAACAGATTGTTCCTCCAGAAGAACTAGATATCTCAGAAAATATTGATATTGATTACCAACCATCTTCTAAATTAAAAGCTACCTTAAGACCATATCAGGAAGAAGGTGTAAAATGGTTAGTAAAGCATTATCAAAATCAATTGGGAGCTTGCCTTGCTGATGATATGGGACTTGGAAAAACATTGCAAACCATCGCAACATTAGCTTTTGCAAAAGAACAGCTTGCTCCAGCTCCAGATGATATCAAAACTATTCGATTAGATCTGTTTAGCAATCCTTTAGAGGTCAGAACATATCTAAAAGCACTAGTTGTATTACCATCTTCATTAGTATTTAACTGGGCTCAGGAAATATTGAAATTTGCCCCACACTTAACCATAACAAAATATATAGGAAGCGATCGTAAAAAAATAGCTCCATATCTAGAGACTTATGATATTATTCTAACTACCTATACTACATTATCAAAAGATATTGTTACGCTACAAAAAACAGAATTTACGTATCTAATCACTGATGAGAGTCAGCAAA
Coding sequences:
- a CDS encoding sensor histidine kinase KdpD, with protein sequence MQKNSYKNVLYFITLVILVTLNIQVYWNFKNYEASKQQLINDVQISLDNAVDQYYTELAERNAIRFSSDSSNIKDFFKKSSFSRFLKKIDSGDVNFKSYTFSDDSVHSDIRIFRSFSADSINFRDVHMHHNLDSSGTSKFSSPINHVQNNDSRKKIFEELTSKIIISINEDSLKLEVLDTILRNQLKRKQLNINYGVTFLDQKGTSFNLRDTIINQSELKTKTKSSYLPRGSSLELSFMNTTRMILKKNLFGIMLSFLLVSAVIGCLLYLLNIINRQKQLAELKNDLISNITHEFKTPIATISAALEGIQNFNRENDPEKTKKYVEMSSNQLGKLNTMVEKILETATMDSEELELNLEELNLVHLIQTISNRYQASVSEKKIKFHSTKSTIRKKVDAFHFENAINNIVDNAIKYGGNTIEVYLKNMNSHIILEIKDNGTSLNKSQKDKIFEKFYRVPKGNTHDVKGFGIGLFYTKTIIEKHGGTIELFLNQEVTNFKITLPNG
- a CDS encoding response regulator transcription factor — its product is MDKIIEIVLAEDEPSLGQIIKESLETRNFKVHLAQNGEEAYSIYKSVAPKILVLDVMMPKKDGFTLAKQIRLEDDTIPIIFLTAKSQTQDVVEGFTIGGNDYLKKPFSMEELIVRINNLLHRTKTQQNSETLVIGKYIFDFPKQILNYEGKSHQLTHREAHLLFHLVKNKNQVLDRSMILKKLWGDDDFFNGRSMDVFITKLRKKLKQDDSIQIINVRGFGYKLVC
- a CDS encoding deoxynucleoside kinase, with translation MHVAIAGNIGAGKTTLTKLLAKHYRWEPQFEDVLENPYLEDFYNKMERWSFNLQIYFLNSRFRQILEIRESGKDIIQDRTIYEDAYIFAPNLHAMGLMTNRDFENYKSLFDLMESVVEGPDLLIYLRSSIPNLVSQIHKRGREYENTISIDYLSRLNERYEAWAHGYDKGNLLIVDVDHLNFVDNPEDLGNIINRIDAELNGLFQK
- a CDS encoding DUF2461 domain-containing protein; protein product: MNFNDLFQFLSELQQNNNKEWMDANRKWYQKIRNSFIDWLDHLDTEFAKIDPDYYPTSGKKGINRINNNLLFHPNKPVYKDHFAAGLDQRSKQGDFYIQIGINDCELAGGYWKPDNKILNSIREAIDYNGDELLKIINKKTFRKTFGQLYDDGDSLKKAPKGYTMDHQHIDLLRRKTIAVIHPLTKEEILQGNFNERVIEVYKEMLPFRRYLNEAVTV
- a CDS encoding 3-deoxy-D-manno-octulosonic acid transferase is translated as MNFLYNLLISAFNALLPIIGLISPKLTLFAKGRRTVFEVLAKSINKEDKVIWFHCASLGEYEQGVPVMEEVKKKYPTHILLVTFFSPSGYEVKKNSTLADVIVYLPIDTKANASRFVKLVNPQLAIFVKYEFWPNYLKKLKSNDIPIAIISATFRKDQAFFKWYGGFMRSALKTVDHFFVQDTTSQQLLNQVGFDNVTISGDTRFDRVSHQIEMDNQVDFISEFIGDRLCIVIGSSWSEDEEVFIDFVNQASDDLCFIIAPHEIKENGVQALKKKLKHKTVLFSEKEGKKMSEYKVFIMNTIGYLSRVYSYGDIAYVGGAMGTSGLHNILEPATFGIPIIIGKNFEKFREAKQLQKLAGLFSVANATEFTNILNKLIDNKKFRQQTGMISGHFINSNTGATNRIVKYLIEKIDKF
- a CDS encoding T9SS type A sorting domain-containing protein encodes the protein MKLKTTLIALFSCAILCSQNFVEVQLPKPDQLSPFFIGPLFKSTIHHGVTPPNYNGKVILFNHGYIDLNQTQFLFDNNFYQKTYDEGYQAVFVATTRGGGIWVNGELLAESIDIITEKYNVTDVSIIAHSNGGKAAEAAMIQYGKKDKVQQVFALGTPYWGTYLADISQMPWLNWAWRLTGLNEGARTSTTYYCRDVVRPYLDNNPNNEPEKFVVLGASGYFNGSNLLARAAFTATGGILLPVQGANDGVAPYRSTLRPGAEYVFRKNDFRAFFDHIDVSLGQFSWPYVKSYLQNRSRNSNQTFETETPANFITESNYYIIHSENEYDKVLLDKNSSFAVAEILHEKPTAEFQGFDQDQKKISTLKSHNQEDHKTVIPFSESNIQLKSDSRFAAFIRQNNGITMSLEHQIKNNYPTLKVDIFSKKKNSELLVNTEIRGVITKTSKIDGTSLKNDPEVITFHKKDGSFYFDTKNLDEGVYSLFLNSESNGNFKRSIISGFVVGDINKALNMDEGASDIFNKTEKSMKITPNSVKNYALLSLEGYNISDKISIDIYDVTGKKIMDFVVPVNQNSQYNISENLQLLSGGIYLLQVNKKETIKFVKK
- a CDS encoding DegT/DnrJ/EryC1/StrS aminotransferase family protein, with the translated sequence MKKIQMVDLKGQYEQIKERVDASILDVISNAAFINGPEVHSFQKELEEYLDVKHVIPCANGTDALQIAMMGLGLKPGDEVITADFTFAATVEVIALLQLTPVLVDVEPDSFNIDPNAIRKAITPNTKAIVPVHLFGQAANMDEIMEIAKEHNLYVIEDNAQGIGSSYKFADGKVAKTGTIGHVSSTSFFPSKNLGCYGDGGSIFTNDDDLAHTIRGIVNHGMYKRYHHDVVGVNSRLDSIQATVLRAKLPNLDSYNNARRMAARKYNKAFESVENIITPKVKGNSCGTSSDIICDSCNCHVFHQYTLRIINADRDALAKHLNDTGIPCGVYYPIPLHNQKAYRDERYNESDFPVTNQLVKEVISLPMHTELDDEQIDFITKTIIDFITK
- a CDS encoding SNF2 helicase associated domain-containing protein — protein: MDSFCICYNLVDHNNFPGIPPLPETYIVPVNNDRLGYVEKQATPQTLASFKIAYLETPHEQLLEICASLKIPVLEQQFRPAKKRKTFGLADILKDPKIKDVVINYINNKLSVFYALLIENQYAVVHNAQRKDPFEVHRLSIGASILNPILEFTKTDEGIDYAFSLKDGEKVIIPQNHSIQILLNEPSWITVNKSIYHISNLNANKLKPFFSKEKITIAKKHIKTYLDKVIIPVIKNVDVIANGFEIIIHKNIASYGIEIIQDFIKENYVAKVIFNYGQASFDYNSAKKTSSDVHFGENEEIQITQIKRDPNAEKEIIALLESKGLSINSNLLLELETSDDPLAIFNWVQTHHKELEKEGFEIILPDLENRSVNLDPHQIEIQNKKKMTGSMSKE